From Dechloromonas sp. A34:
CGATCTGTTCAAAGATTTCCTGGCGTAGCAGACGGTTGTTGACGATCCGCGCCGCCCCGATCTGGATGATTTCATCGCCGTTGGACGGCTCCAGCCCTGTAGTTTCGGTGTCGAATACCGTATAGGTCAGGTCGCTGAGTTTGCGATCGAGGTCGATCGACTTGTCGGCAAAATTAAAAAGGTCGAAGTCGTAGTATTCGGGGCGTCCGCCGCCCCGCCGCTGCTCCTCCTGATCGGGTTCGAGTTCCGGGGTCGCCACCGGCAGCACGAAGCGGAAGTAGGCGCGATGCGCCGCCTTTTCGCGCTGGTACCAGACCTCGCCACCATGGCGGTCAATGACGTCGCGCAAGGACAGCGGCGTCGTTTCGCTGCCGATCTGCATGGTGTCCATTTCCCAGGTGTAGAAGGTCTCGGACGACATCGCCGGGCCGGCCCAGATCAGATCGAGGTAGGCGAGTTTGCCGGCCGAACTCAGACGGAAGCGCAACTCTCGCGGTTCGTAGTGGTCCTGCAGCTTGCCCGCCAGATAAACCAGGGCAAAAACCAGAGAATAGCTGTCGGCCTTGACCCACAGCGCATCGTCGAGCTCTTCGGTCTTCGTCGGCAACTTCAGCTTGTCGTCGATGCGGCGCTGGGCGGCGGCGATGATATCGATCCCCAGGATGTCCTCAAGCGGCCAGCGGGTTTTCATCGAGTCGGAGAACTCGCCCATCGTCTGGTCGAGGCGCTGACTCATCTTGGCCGCTTCGTCAGCCACCACCAGAACGAAGCGCTCACGCAATTCCGCTTCCATGTCCGGGTAATCGGTCAGATTGGCGACGGCGGCGCGGATATTGCCGAGCGCCGAACGACTGCCTTCGGTCAAGGAATGCAGCACCTGGTCGCGGCGGGCTTCCTGCTCGATGCTGCGGGTAATGTTTTCAACGGTCAGCACGTAGCCGGACATTGCAGCTTCACCCTCGCTGCCCGCAGCCGCCAGCACGGGGACCATCTGGGCGCGCAGCAACTGGCCGCCACGCGTCGTCGTGATGAAATTGGAGATTGCCGTCTTGCCGGCGATCAGGCGCTGGCGAATCACTTCCTGGGCATGGTCGACCTGGCTTTTTTCGAGAATGGAATGGATGGAACGGCCCAACCCGATCAGTGCCCCGCCGGAAACCGAGGTCGGCCCCTGGGCCAGCGCCTTGAACTGCAAGCGGGCGCGGTTGTTGTAGAGCAGGATGCGGCCATCGAGATTGCAGACGACCACGGCCTGCGCCAGTTCCGACATCAGGGCGGCCAGGCGATTCTTTTCTTCTTCGACTGAAGCCTTGGCGCGAGATATCTGGGCATCGACATCGTCCATCAGGACGTCGCGCTGTTCGGCCAGGTCGTTGGCGGCCTGAGCCAGCTGCTGGACCTCAGGCGGACCATCGAGCGTCACCCGAAAATTCCGGTTGGCGCCCAGCATCAGGCGCAGCGTCTCCGACATGCGCAGCAGGCCTTCGACGTACTGTTTGAACAGCTTGTGCAGAACCAGCACCCCAATCACGAAGCCAAACAGCGTCATCATCGTCCCCACCGGCAAGCGAGAAAGCAGCAGTCCGGTGAGCAGGTCGCGCTCGCCTTCCTTCATGTCCAGCCAGACCAACAGCGAGGTGACGACAAACGGCCCGGTCATCAGCAGACCGAGGACGATCACGGCAAAGATGAAACGATGTTTAGCCTTCATGGCATGCATTCCGATGAATTTGGCCGTCGGCGGCCAGCACGGGCGACCGGGAGAATTTCACCCGGCTCACGGGAAGGGATGCTCAGGCGACGCCCAGCATGCTTTTCACCTTGAGCACCAGATCCTTGGTCGAGAATGGTTTGGTCACATAGGCATCAGCCCCGATGGCCAGACCCTTGGCCACTTCGGTATCGCGCCCCTTGGCGGTCAGCATGACGATTACCAGGCCGGCATGCGCCGGATCGGCACGCAGGCACTCGCAGACCTCGAAGCCGGATTTCTTCGGCATCATTACATCGAGCAGGATCAGGTCGGGGTTGAAACTGGCGACCTTGGCCAAGGCCTCTTCGCCATCGCTGGCCACGGCAATTTCGAATCCCTCTTTCTTCATCAGGAACTCGAGCGAGATGACGATGTTGGGTTCGTCATCGACAATCAGAATCTTGTGAGCCATATCTTAAGTCTCCCTTGTTATTCTTCCGGTACCGGCAAAGGCACCGTGAATATGAAATTCGCACCCGCTCCGGGCTGGCTTTCAACCCAAAGATTACCACCAAAATATTCGACGATCTGCCGGCTGATCGGCAGGCCGAGGCCCGTCCCCTGCGGCTTGTCGGTCATCGTGTTGCCACCCTGACGGAATTTTTCGAAGATCACCACGCCCTCCTCCGCCGTCAAGCCGGGGCCGTTATCCGCCACCTCGACGCGAACAAACTTGTCGTCCGACGACACCTTGACGTGGACCCGTCCGCTGCCACCGGGCACGAACTTCACTGCATTCGACAACAGATTGACCATGACCTGGGTCAGGCGGTCGCGGTCGGCCATTACCCGAGGCACCTGCGGCGGAATGTCGCCATCGAGGGCGACCTCCTTTTCGCGGAACAGCTGGCCGAGCGAAGCCATGCTCTCGCGCACCACTTCTCCGATATCGACGGCGCTTGTCGTCCATTCCGCCCGTCCCGACTCCAGCTTCGCCATGTCGAGAATTTGGTTGATCAAGCGGGTCAGGCGCTCCGCTTCATTGACGATGATGCCGAGAAAACGCTTGCGGTCGCTCAGTTCGAGCCGGGGGTCTTCATGTAGCATTTCGGAAAGCGCCCGGATCGAGGTCAACGGCGTGCGCAACTCGTGCGTCACGGTCGAGATGAAATCGTCCTTCATGCGGTCGAGTTCGCGCAGGCGTTCATTGGCTTCGCGCAGATCGGCCGTCGCCTCTTCCAGTTCATGCTGCTTGACCTCCAGTTCGCGGCTGTAGGCGCGCACCTGGGTCGCCTCGTCAAGGATGTCGAGTACCTCGTCCAGCCCGAGGTCCTCTTCCTGGGCCACCGAAGCGACCATCACTCGGGCGCTGGCTGAACCGATCGCCCCGGCCAGTTCGGCCTCGGCGAAATGGACAAAATCGGCATCGGCCGGCAGGGCATGCCAGTCCATGGCGCCGCGGACCTGGGCATAGTTCGCCAGTTGCTGCCGGGCGCGGGCCGGGCCGAGAAAACGTTCGAGCAAGGCGACAACGGTGTCGACCGAGGCATTGCCGCGCCATAGCCGATTATCGGTATCGCGCTGGGCGTGCCGGAAGACATCGACAAACCGTTCGGCCTGACCGGCCTCGACGGCATCGGGCGTCGAATTTAGGGAAACGGCGACATAGCAGCCAAGATTGGCGAGCAGGCTCCACCATAGGCAATGCGAGATCTCGTCCATCCCGGTCAGACCGAAAAGGGACTGCGCCTTCAGCCAGTCGATGCCGAACAGCCCGTGTTCGACAAAACCGCTGCCGATCCACCCCGATCTGGCAAAAGACGGCAGCAACAAGGTGTAGAGCCAGACCCCGAAGCCAGCCAGCAACCCGGCCACCGCCCCCGCCCGCGTTCCCTGCTTCCAGTACATGCCGCCGAACATGGCCGGGGCGAACTGGGCCACCGCAGCGAATGAAATCAAGCCGATGCCGACCAGGGCGTAGGCCTCGCCGGCCGCCCGAAAGTAGATGTAGCCGAGGAGCAGGATCAGCGCGATGGCGACGCGCCGGATGCCGATCAGCAGTCCGGAGAGATCCTGGCGTCTTTCGATCTGCAGCCAGGACGAGCGGAGCAGCAGGGGCATGACGAGGTCGTTACAGACCATGGTCGACAAGGCGATGGTCTCGACAATGACCATGCCGGTCGCCGCCGACAGCCCACCGATAAAGGCGAGCAGCGCCAGTGCCTCGGCCCCCTGGGTCATAGGCAGAGTCAGCACGAAGGTGTCGGGATTGAGTCCCTGCCCCTGAAAATGCAGCAATCCGCCGAGCGCCAGCGGCAAAACAAAAATATTGATCAGCAGCAGATAGAGCGGGAACAACCATACTGCCCGCTTCAGATGCGCCTCATCGACATTCTCGACAACAATGATCTGGAACTGGCGTGGCAGGAAAATAATCGCCAGACCGGAGAGCAAGATCAGCGACGTCCACGTCCCGGCCCGGCTGGAATCGAGCTGGAGCAGACGAAGCAGGTCTGGACTCTGTGCCGCCCGCTGAAAAATATCAGACAGGCCACCATACATGCCATAGGTGACGAACAAACCGACCGCCATGAAGGCCAGCAGCTTGACCACCGACTCGAAGGCGATGGCCGCGACCATGCCCTCGTGGCGTTCCGTCGCATCGAGATGACGGGTGCCGAACAGAATCGTAAATAAGGCGAGCACCGCGGCAATCAGCAAGGTCGAATCCAGCCACCAGGGCAGCAGGGTCGGTTCGGCGTGCTCGAACAGCACGCCAAGACTGGCCGATACCGCCTTCAATTGCAGCGCGATGTAAGGAACGACGCCGATCACTGCGATCACCGTCACCAGCCCGGCCAACAACTGGCTCTTGCCGTAGCGCGAAGCGATGAAGTCGGCGATGGAGGTGATGCGATAGGCTTTGCTGATCCGGATCATCTTGACGATGACGCCGACGAACATCAGCATCAGCGTCGGCCCAATATAGATGGTCAGGAACGACAAGCCGCCCGAGGTAGCCCGCCCGACGCTGCCGTAGAAAGTCCAGGAAGTGCAGTAAACCGCCAGCGAGAGTGCATAGACATTGGCCGAAATAATCGACCGCCCGGCATCAGCGCGCGCGTCACCAAAGCGGGCGACGGCAAAAAGCAGCCCGAGGTAGGCCGTGGACAGCGCCGCGACAAGCCAGCCTGACAGCAACTATTTCCCCCGCCGTTCCGCCACCCAGGCTGCCAGCGCAATCAAGCCAGCCCAGACGCCAAACAGATAGAGATAACCGGCCGGTACGCCGCCCAGGCTGCCGCTCGGCAGACTGAGCAAGGGATATGTGAGCAGAGGCAGGCCGAGCAGGCCGAGCGCTGCAAACCGCTGTCGGACAGGACTGGCTCTCTTCATCACCCGCTCCCAAAAAAGGAAACGGCTGGCACGCCACGCGTGCCAGCCGTTGTTGGCATGCAGTCTGATGCGACCACACGGGAGGCCACCTTATGGGTGACCATTGTCTCCTCTTTGCCTTTTAGTCTGTAGAGGCGGCGTGGCAAGCTCGCCGCCTCTTTGGCTCATTCAACAACCGGGGAAATCAACCCTTCAGTTGTTCCAGAATGGCCGGATTTTCCAGCGTCGAGGTGTCTTGCGTCAGTTCCTCGCCCTTGGCCAGACCACGCAGCAGACGACGCATGATCTTGCCCGAACGGGTCTTCGGCAGGTTGTCACCGAACCGGATGTCCTTCGGCTTGGCGATCGGCCCGATCTCCTTGCCCACCCAGTCTTGCAGTTCCTTGATGATGCGCTTGGCGTCGTCACCGGTCGGACGCTGGCCCTTGAGCACGACGAAGGCGACAATGGCTTCACCGGTCAGGTCATCAGGGCGACCGACAACGGCAGCTTCGGCAACGATCGGGTTGGCGACCAGCGCGGACTCGATTTCCATGGTGCCCATGCGGTGACCGGAAACGTTCAGGACGTCGTCGATACGGCCGGTAATGGTGAAGTAGCCGGTATTGATATCGCGAATCGCACCGTCACCCGCCAGGTAATACTTGCCCTGGAAGTCGGCCGGGTAGTAGGACTTGACGAAGCGCTCGTCATCGCCCCAGATCGTACGAATCATGGACGGCCAAGGCTTCTTGACGACCAGGATACCGCCTTGACCCCAGGGCACGTCGGCACCGGTTTCATCGACAATGGCGGCCATGATGCCCGGGAAGGGCAGCGTGCAGGAGCCCGGCACCAGCGGGGTAGCGCCCGGCAGCGGGGTGATCATGTGACCACCGGTTTCGGTTTGCCAGAAGGTATCGACGATCGGGCAGCGTCCGCCGCCGACGTTCTCGTAGTACCACGTCCAGGCAGCCGGATTGATCGGCTCGCCGACCGAACCGAGGATGCGCAACGACGACAGGTCGTAGCTCTTCGGGTGGATCACTGGATTGTTATCAGCCGCCTTGATCAGCGAACGGATCGCGGTCGGTGCCGTGTAGAAAATGCTGACCTTGTGGGTCTGGATTACCTTCCAGAAACGGCCGGCATCCGGGTAGGTCGGCACGCCTTCGAAGACAATTTCGGTAGCACCGCAAGCGAGCGGGCCGTAGGTGATGTAGGTGTGACCGGTCACCCAGCCGATGTCAGCCGTACACCAGAAGACATCGTTCGGCTTGATGTCGAAGGTGTACTTCATGGTCAGGATGGCGTGCAGCAGATAGCCGCCGGTGGAGTGCTGAACACCCTTCGGCTTGCCGGTCGAACCGGAGGTATAGAGCAGGAATAGCGGATGTTCGGCTTCGACCCATTCCGGTTCGCAGGTTTCCGGCTGGTTGGCCAGGGCATCGTGCAGCCACTCGTCGCGGCCGGCAACCATATTGACTTCGGCGCCGGTGCGCTTGAAGACGATGACGTTCTTGACGCACTCGCAGCCACCCATGCCGAAGGCTTCGTCAGCGATCGGCTTCAGCGGAATGGCCTTGCCGCCGCGGAACTGGCCGTCGGAGGTGATCAGCATCACGGCGCCGGCATCGTTCATGCGATCGCGCAGGGACTGGGCGGAGAAGCCGCCGAAAACGATTGAGTGGATGGCGCCGACGCGGGCACAGGCCTGCATGGCAACCACGCCTTCGATGGTCATCGGCAAGTAGATGACGACGCGGTCACCCTTCTTGACACCCTTCGAGCGGAGCAGGTTGGCCATCTTGCAGACCTTGACCAGCAGTTCCTTGTAGGTGACCTTGGTCGATTCGCCGTTGTCGGCTTCGAAGATGATGGCGACCTTGTCGCCGAGACCGGCTTCAACCTGACGGTCGAGGCAGTTGTAGGAGACATTCAGCTTGCCGTCGGCAAACCACTTGAAGAAGGGGGCATTGGACTCATCGAGTACCTGGGTAAACGGTTGCTTCCAGGTGACCAGTTCGCGGGCATGGCGAGCCCAGAAACCTTCGTAGTCGGCCTCAGCTTCCGCGCACAGCGCCTTGTAGGCGTCCATCCCGGAAACCGCCGCGTTCTTGACGATTTCGTCAGACGGATAAATGAGCTGCACGGATTCATTCGACATATTCTTCTCCTCTGCGGTACTTCGCAATTTATGTTGAAACAACCGATTGGATCTCGGGTTTTCGCCCGGGACAATTTAAAGCCGCACAAGCTGGAGGAAGTCCCTCTCCTCTCGCCAGCGTTGAGGCAGCATTAGACGTTGATATTCTTACAAAGCGCTTACGAAATCACGCTGCGCCGCAGCAATTCGGCATATCCGGGTTCCGCGCCGACCGCGTGATAAACTTCGCATCCCCAAAAAGTAGAATCCGGACGATGCGTACTCCAATCAAATCCCTTGAGTCATTCATCTTCGCCAGCCGCTGGATCCAGGCCCCACTTTACGTCGGCCTGATCGTCGCCCAGGTTGTCTATTGCTGGCTCTTCATGGTCGAACTGAGCCACCTGGTTCATAACGCCATTGATTCAGCCCATATCAGCGAAGCCGATGTCATGCTGGCAGTCCTTGGTCTGATCGATGTGGTGATGATCGCCAACCTGCTAGTCATGGTCATCGTCGGCGGCTATGAAACCTTCGTTTCCCGCCTCGATCTGGAAGACCACCCCGACCAGCCTGAATGGCTGTCGCACGTCAATGCCGGCGTCCTTAAGATCAAACTTTCGACAGCAATTATCGGCATCTCGTCGATCCACCTGCTGAAAAGCTTCATCAACGCCGCCAACCTGTCGCAGCACACGCTTATGTGGCAAGTCCTCATTCATGTCGTATTCCTTTTCTCCGCCCTGGCCATGGCGCTTGTCGACAAGACCATGACCCAGACCCTCGCCCTTCAACACCAGAAACCCCACTGACCCGGAGTTGTGCATGACCGCCATCAAACAGGAAGACCTGATCCAGTCCGTCGCCGACGCTTTCCAGTACATCAGCTACTACCATCCGCTCGATTACATCAAGGCCCTCGGCGAAGCCTATGACCGCGAGGAAAGCCCCGCCGCCAAGGACGCCATCGCCCAGATCCTGACCAATTCGCGGATGTCCGCCGAAGGCCATCGTCCGATCTGCCAGGACACCGGTATCGGAATGGTCTTCATCAAGGTCGGTATGCAGGTCACCTGGCCGGATGCCACTATGAGCATCCAGCAGATGATTGATGAAGGCGTCCGTCGCGCCTACGGCAACCCGGACAACCCGCTGCGCGCCTCGGTGCTCGCCGACCCGGCCGGCGCCCGCAAGAACACCAAGGACAATACCCCGGCCGTCGTGCACTTTGAAATCGTTCCCGGCCATCACGTTGAAGTCATCTGCGCGGCCAAGGGCGGCGGCTCGGAAGCCAAGTCCAAGTTCGCCATGCTCAACCCGTCCGACGACCTGGTCGACTGGGTCCTCAAGAAGATCCCGGAAATGGGCGCCGGCTGGTGTCCGCCCGGCATCATCGGCATCGGCATCGGCGGTACGCCGGAAAAGGCCATGCTGCTCGCCAAGGAATCGATCATGGCGCCGGTCGACATCCACGAACTGAAGGCTAAGGCCGCCACCGGCGCCAAGCTGACCCGGGCCGAAGAATTGCGCCTTGAACTGATGGAAAAGATCAACGCCCTCGGCGTTGGCGCCCAGGGCCTGGGTGGCCTGACCACGGTGCTCGACGTCAAGGTGCTGGATTACCCCTGCCACGCTGCCAACCTGCCGGTCGCCCTGGTCCCGAACTGCGCCGCGACCCGCCACTGCCATTTCCACCTCGACGGCTCCGGCCCGGCCAAACTCGAAGTGCCGAAGCTGGAAGACTGGCCGGCCGTCACCTGGACGCCGGATCTGAAGGCGGCCACCCAGGTCAACCTGAACACCCTGACCAAGGAAGAAGTCGCTTCCTGGAAGCCTGGCCAGAAGCTGCTCCTGAACGGCAAGATGCTGACCGGCCGCGACGCTGCCCACAAGCGCATCCAGGACATGCTGGCCAAGGGCGAGAAGCTGCCGGTCGATTTCACCAACCGTGTGATCTACTACGTCGGCCCGGTCGACCCGGTGCGTGACGAAGTCGTCGGCCCGGCCGGCCCGACCACCGGCACCCGGATGGACAAGTTCACCCGCATGATGCTGGAGCAGACCGGCCTGATCTCGATGATCGGCAAGTCCGAACGCGGCCCGGTTGCCATCGAGGCGATCAAGGACAACAAGTCGGCCTACCTGATGGCCGTCGGCGGTGCCGCCTACCTGGTCGCCAAGGCGATCAAGTCGGCCAAGGTCGTCGGCTTTGCCGACCTCGGCATGGAAGCCATCTACGAATTCGATGTCGAGAACATGCCGGTGACCGTCGCCGTCGATTCCTCCGGCGTCAGCGTGCACGAAACCGGACCGAAGGAATGGCAGATCAAGATTGGGAAGATTCCGGTCACGGCCTGATCCGTATCCCGGACAAACAAAAACCGGCTTCGGCCGGTTTTTTTATTTAGCTGCGATCTACACGCGCTGGACCACAAAGGCAACAGCTGGCACTAGCTCAGCACTTTTCCTCGTTCCGTGCCGAGCAGAGTTGCTCGCCGGCAGCATCCGACGGACAGAGCGACGCCTTGCCCGCGGTACGCAAGCTCCGACAGGCTCCGCAAATCGAGGTTACCCACCCCTTGCATGACATCATGGTCTCCGGCCCCGCCTCGGCGAGCAATTCCCGCAGGCGTTCGAAAAACTCATCCTGGCTGACGCTGTTCCCGCCGCAACCGGTCACGAAAACCACCCGGTTGCCACCAGCCTGAACCGCCGCATCGAGGCGGCTGACGGCCAGGCGCAACAACTCGTCGGTCGTGGTTGCCGCACTGTCTTCCGGCAATGCAGCAACACCAGCACTAACCGTGGCGACGACGCGCTCACCACGCAGGGAAATTTTTGCCGCAGCCAATGCTTTGCAAATACGCTTCGCGAAGCTGACACACTGCTCACGGCCGGCCGTCGACGAGATGATGGCAACGCGGCCACCGACCAGATGCAGCACGCTTTCGTTGCTCCGTATCTTGCTGGCCAGCAGGCGAGAAAATTTCAGAACAACCGAGTCGGCAACCTCTGATCCGTAGCGCAGCCTGAAATTCTCATAGCCATCGAGCCCGAAGACCAGGGCACCGCCCGGCGGAGCACCTTTGATCTCGGAAAGCGAGGACTGCAGACAATGTTCGGCTGATTCGCCACCCAACCCTAATGTCGGGGCGGGATTGTCGACAAATGGCTCACCAGTCAGGCCTGCCAGCCGACCGACCCGCGAGATGAAATCGCCCAGACCGACCTCACTCTGACTCCCGAACTCCGCGGCTTGCAATTCGGAAGCCGATGGATCCGCCGGATCGGGATTACCGGCATGAACGCGCTCGCCGGCGCCAGAACAACTCAGTTCGAGCAAGAGATTCTTGAGCGCCGGACCGGCCGTTTTTTTCGGGACGAACTCCGACACGCCAAGCTGCCGCGCCACGTGATGCCCAGAGGCGGCAAAGCTGTCGGAGACCAGAAGAAAGAAAGGCAGGCGATTCAGGCGCGGCAACTTGCTGGCCCGAAGTCGCTCGACCAGTCCCGCCCCTTCAAGATGGGTTATATCCAGTCCGGAAACGACCGCGATGATCGACGAATCGAGAACGAGAGTTTGCCAGGCCGACTCGGCGCCGCCCTCTTCGCAAACATTGAAACTCCCGCGTAAATACTTTGCCAACGACGCCCGAACCACCCTCGAGGCATCGACGATCAGAACCTTCGGCAACTTTGTCATATCTCTTCCGTACAGAATCGACAGTTTCTTGCGGTCGCTCAACTTCTATGACCAATTGCCTAGTTTACTTGATTCAACAGGATCGCGTAGTCATATTGGAATGCCATTTATTGATCGAGATCAAGACTATCCATTTTCTCCTCCTCTTCCCGGGTTCTTGATTTTGTTGCCGGCTTGGGCCATATTGCGAACTTCACATTGCCAGTCTCAATCCCCATCCGACCATGAACGCGAATTCCCTCTACCCTCTGGCCGCCATTTCGGCACCGTCGGTCGTCGTACGCGTAGTCGTCGTAGTAGGCGTCGTTACGCACGCGCCGTCGCGGATCGGGTAAGGCAAACAGACAGACTTCCCAAACCCCCGCCGGCGCAAACCGGCGGGGGTTTTGTTTTTGGAGCCCGCCGGTTGCACCACCAACCACCACGGAGAACTCCATGACAGAAACCCTGACCGGTGCCCAGCTCACCATCCGCCTGCTCGAACGCCAGGGCATCCGCACCGTCGCCGGCATTCCGGGCGGTGCGATCCTGCCGATTTACGATGCCCTCGGGCAATCGCACCTGATCCACCACGTCCTGGCCCGCCATGAGCAAGGCGCCGGCTTCATGGCTCAGGGCATGGCCCGGGTCAGCGGCCAGCCGGCGGTCTGCCTGGCATCTTCCGGCCCCGGCGCCACCAACCTGCTGACGGCGATCGCCGACGCCAAGCTCGATTCGATTCCACTGGTCGCCATCACCGGCCAGGTGCCGCGCGCGATGATCGGCACCGACGCCTTTCAGGAGGTCGATACCTACGGTCTGAGCATCCCGATCACCAAGCACAACTTCCTGGTGTCGTCGGCTGCCGAATTGCTCGAAGTCATTCCCCGCGCCTTCCAGATCGCCGCCTCGGGTCGGCCCGGCCCGGTGCTGATCGACATCCCAAAAGACGTGCAGACCCAGGCCATTGAAATCGGCGCCTGGCCCGAACCGGGTGCCGCCCTGACCCATGAACCGGCCGCGCCAGGACTGATCACCGAAGCCGCCGCCCTGATCAACGCCGCCGAACGACCCATCCTCTATCTCGGCGGCGGCGTTGTGCACTCCGGTGCGGCAATGGCAGCCATCGAACTGGCCGAAAGGGCTAGCCTGCCGACCGTGATGACGCTGATGGCATTGGGCGCCATGCCGGTCGATCACCCGCTGTCGCTCGGCATGCTGGGCATGCACGGCGCCCGCCACACCAACCTGGCGCTCGACGAATGCGACCTGCTGATCGCCGTCGGCGCCCGCTTCGACGACCGGGCGACCGGCAAGGTCGCCCAGTTCTGCCCGCAGGCCAGGATCATCCACATCGACATCGACCCGGCCGAACTCGACAAGATCAAGACCGCCCACATCGGCATCACGGCCGACGTCAAGGAAGCGCTCGCTCAGTTGCTTCCCGGCATTGCCCGAAACGAGCGGCACACCTGGAGCGCGCGCATCAACGAGTTGCAGGCCCGGTTTCCCTTCACCCCGCCCGCGGATGACAACCCGCTGTCGCCCTTCGGCCTGATCCGAACCGTTGCCGCCTGCCTGGACGACGATGCCCTCATCGCCACCGACGTCGGCCAGCACCAGATGTGGGTGGCGCAGTATTACCCGCTGCGCCGGCCGCGCCAGTGGCTGACTTCGGGCGGACTGGGCACGATGGGCTTCGGCGTCCCGGCTGCGATCGGCGCCGCCCTGGCCGCCCCTGACAAAACTGTGGTCTGCTTCACCGGCGACGGCTCGATCCTGATGAACATCCAGGAACTAGTCACCGCCGCCGAGGAGAACGTAAATCTGAAAATCGTCCTGATGAACAACGCGACGCTCGGTCTGGTCCATCAGCAGCAGACCCTGTTCTATGGCGAACGGCTGTTCGCCTCGCAATTCAAGAGCACGCCGGATTTCGTCAAGGTCGCCCAAGGCTTTGGAATCCGGGGAGTCGATCTCGATCACGCCGCCAATCCCTGCGCGGCACTAATGGAGGCCATCGCCCACACCGGGCCATGCCTGATTCACGTCAGCATCGATGCCGAACAGAAGGTCTACCCCATGGTGCCGCCGGGCGCCGCCAACCGCGACATGATCGGAGCCTGAAATGAACGCCATCAACCGCCATGAACAACAAGCCATTTCCCGCGCTGTGCTGGAAATCGACGTCAACAATCACGCCGGGGTCATGTCGCATGTCGTCGCTCTCTTTTCAAGGCGCGCCTACAACGTCGAGGGCATCCTCTGCCTGCCGGTCAACGACGGCAAACAAAGCCGGATCTGGCTACTGGTCAATGAAGACACGCGCCTTGACCAGATGATCAAGCAGGTGGAGAAACTGGAAGATGTGATCGCGGTTCGCCGGCACACCGCCGATCACGCGGTGTTCGGACAACTGGAGGAGTTCTTCCAGCCTTGAGGCCGGTTGCCGGACCACGGCGCGCCTCGCCTACTCCGGAGCGCGCCGGGCTTTTCTCGCCTTGGCCAGCGTTTCGTAGGCATGAATGATCTGCAACTGCTCGTCGCTGATCGACTCGAAGCGCAAGCCGACCAGATGCTGGTGCCCCACCCGGCGGATGCGCATCACGCTGACGTAGGCCTCGACCGTACTGGCCAGATCCGGCGATTCAATGGTGCAGATGCCGACTTCGCCGCTCGGCTTGGCGCCGAGGACGGCGACATCGAGCATGACGCCGACACCGGTCACGGAAATATCCGCCGCCGGAAACTCGAAGCTTTTTCCACCCAGTTGCAATTGCACCCGGCCCTGCAGGT
This genomic window contains:
- a CDS encoding exonuclease domain-containing protein, whose translation is MKAKHRFIFAVIVLGLLMTGPFVVTSLLVWLDMKEGERDLLTGLLLSRLPVGTMMTLFGFVIGVLVLHKLFKQYVEGLLRMSETLRLMLGANRNFRVTLDGPPEVQQLAQAANDLAEQRDVLMDDVDAQISRAKASVEEEKNRLAALMSELAQAVVVCNLDGRILLYNNRARLQFKALAQGPTSVSGGALIGLGRSIHSILEKSQVDHAQEVIRQRLIAGKTAISNFITTTRGGQLLRAQMVPVLAAAGSEGEAAMSGYVLTVENITRSIEQEARRDQVLHSLTEGSRSALGNIRAAVANLTDYPDMEAELRERFVLVVADEAAKMSQRLDQTMGEFSDSMKTRWPLEDILGIDIIAAAQRRIDDKLKLPTKTEELDDALWVKADSYSLVFALVYLAGKLQDHYEPRELRFRLSSAGKLAYLDLIWAGPAMSSETFYTWEMDTMQIGSETTPLSLRDVIDRHGGEVWYQREKAAHRAYFRFVLPVATPELEPDQEEQRRGGGRPEYYDFDLFNFADKSIDLDRKLSDLTYTVFDTETTGLEPSNGDEIIQIGAARIVNNRLLRQEIFEQIVDPEIPLKPESIPIHGITEDMVRGKPNIDVVLPAFHEFCEDTVLIAHNAAFDMRFLQLKETRTGIRFSQPVLDTLLLSAVVHPNQESHRLDVILERLGVHIDTRHNALEDALATGEVFLKLIPLLEEKGIVTVRQALEASEKTYFARVKY
- a CDS encoding sensor histidine kinase, whose translation is MLSGWLVAALSTAYLGLLFAVARFGDARADAGRSIISANVYALSLAVYCTSWTFYGSVGRATSGGLSFLTIYIGPTLMLMFVGVIVKMIRISKAYRITSIADFIASRYGKSQLLAGLVTVIAVIGVVPYIALQLKAVSASLGVLFEHAEPTLLPWWLDSTLLIAAVLALFTILFGTRHLDATERHEGMVAAIAFESVVKLLAFMAVGLFVTYGMYGGLSDIFQRAAQSPDLLRLLQLDSSRAGTWTSLILLSGLAIIFLPRQFQIIVVENVDEAHLKRAVWLFPLYLLLINIFVLPLALGGLLHFQGQGLNPDTFVLTLPMTQGAEALALLAFIGGLSAATGMVIVETIALSTMVCNDLVMPLLLRSSWLQIERRQDLSGLLIGIRRVAIALILLLGYIYFRAAGEAYALVGIGLISFAAVAQFAPAMFGGMYWKQGTRAGAVAGLLAGFGVWLYTLLLPSFARSGWIGSGFVEHGLFGIDWLKAQSLFGLTGMDEISHCLWWSLLANLGCYVAVSLNSTPDAVEAGQAERFVDVFRHAQRDTDNRLWRGNASVDTVVALLERFLGPARARQQLANYAQVRGAMDWHALPADADFVHFAEAELAGAIGSASARVMVASVAQEEDLGLDEVLDILDEATQVRAYSRELEVKQHELEEATADLREANERLRELDRMKDDFISTVTHELRTPLTSIRALSEMLHEDPRLELSDRKRFLGIIVNEAERLTRLINQILDMAKLESGRAEWTTSAVDIGEVVRESMASLGQLFREKEVALDGDIPPQVPRVMADRDRLTQVMVNLLSNAVKFVPGGSGRVHVKVSSDDKFVRVEVADNGPGLTAEEGVVIFEKFRQGGNTMTDKPQGTGLGLPISRQIVEYFGGNLWVESQPGAGANFIFTVPLPVPEE
- a CDS encoding response regulator transcription factor, whose protein sequence is MAHKILIVDDEPNIVISLEFLMKKEGFEIAVASDGEEALAKVASFNPDLILLDVMMPKKSGFEVCECLRADPAHAGLVIVMLTAKGRDTEVAKGLAIGADAYVTKPFSTKDLVLKVKSMLGVA